In one Palaemon carinicauda isolate YSFRI2023 chromosome 25, ASM3689809v2, whole genome shotgun sequence genomic region, the following are encoded:
- the LOC137619071 gene encoding KRAB-A domain-containing protein 2-like: protein MDQTAFEEKLRETQESMAENAVLQPTIKRDNLIEDLLRINSHGATSPFDYNLQKRYEILRVGNVDRLIRKRKDPANGVFKFLASLEVFDIVKAAHEGIGHDGGKKTIAEVKKKWSNITQEVCFFYILFCEHCHQKKARKVLKGLVVKPVRSHHIFSRCQIDLINFQTLPDGDYKYIMTCVYHFIKFCVLCPLTTKRAEEVAAYLLDIFLTFGAPDILQSDNGREFVNAVIAELSTIWPELKLVTGRPRHPQSQGAVERLNGVIQDKLAIWIQENNSKKWSVGLKFVQWQNNISRHETTGHSPFKVTFGQEHQVGLGSSVLPRSALNEIATEEDLQTFVENEEGDEDAGDEDAVTGATAEVQRDEDAVTGATAETQSGCFQEIRDAADAGQSKAAVRMTHRGNQLVRRLEVWQCATLRVPDVDRGPTDPMNLLVVAMKEDGLCTVGCREGVLGSKYTAADLSPIDQVLIKADHVPDIRLTLTTATAKATGGQGFIKCQCRTQCSSGRCSCRKKEMKCNSRCHPGRFVSASLCPPSAYSYSD, encoded by the exons ATGGATCAAACTGCATTTGAAGAGAAGCTACGTGAGACACAGGAATCAATGGCCGAAAATGCTGTCCTGCAACCTACTATTAAACGTGACAATCTTATAGAAGATTTGCTGAGGATAAATTCCCATGGCGCTACATCTCCATTTGATTACAACTTACAAAAGCGCTACGAGATCCTGCGTGTTGGCAATGTTGACAGACTAATTCGAAAACGAAAAGATCCAGCCAACGGCGTGTTCAAGTTTCTTGCATCTCTAGAAGTGTTTGATATTGTTAAAGCAGCTCACGAAGGTATTGGCCATGATGGTGGTAAGAAAACAATAGCTGAAGTGAAGAAAAAGTGGTCAAACATCACGCAAGAAGTGtgcttcttttatattttattctgtgagcactgccatcagaagaaagccagaaaagtTCTGAAAGGTCTCGTTGTGAAGCCTGTGCGCAGTCATCACATTTTTTCAAGATGTCAAATTGATCTCATCAATTTTCAAACATTACCCGATGGTGATTACAAGTACATCATGACATGTGTCTACCATTTCATCAAATTTTGTGTGCTGTGTCCCCTTACAACGAAAAGAGCAGAAGAGGTTGCTGCATATCTTCTTGATATATTTCTGACTTTTGGAGCACCTGATATTTTGCAGTCAGACAATGGTCGTGAATTTGTTAATGCCGTTATTGCTGAGCTTTCCACAATCTGGCCCGAGTTGAAGTTGGTGACTGGACGTCCCCGTCATCCCCAAAGCCAGGGTGCGGTTGAACGGCTAAATGGTGTTATTCAGGACAAACTTGCCATCTGGATTcaggaaaataatagtaaaaaatggtCAGTGGGCCTCAAGTTTGTTCAGTGGCAAAATAACATTAGCCGACATGAAACCACCGGACATAGTCCATTTAAAGTAACGTTTGGCCAAGAACACCAAGTTGGTCTAGGATCGTCTGTCCTGCCAAGGTCTGCTCTTAATGAAATTGCCACTGAAGAAGATCTTCAGACATTTGTAGAGAACGAAGAGggcgacgaagatgca ggtgacgaagatgcagtgacaggagcaacagcagaggtgcagagggacgaagatgcagtgacaggagcgacagcagagacacaaagtgggtgtttccaggaaatccgagatgcagctgatgcaggacaatccaaagcagcagttcggATGACACATCGTGGCAATCAGTTAGTTCGACGATTAGAAGTTTGGCAGTGCGctacattgagagttccagacgTTGATCGTGGCCCGACTGATCCCATGAATCTTCTTGTGGTCGCCATGAAAGAAGATGGGCTGTGTACTGTAGGTTGccgtgagggagttcttggatccaaatacacagcagctgatctaagtcctatagatcaggttttgattaaagcagatCATGTTCCTGACATTCGTCTCACTTtgacaacagcaacagcaaaggctactggaggacaagggtttataaagtgtcaatgtaggacgcagtgttcgtcaggacgatgcagctgccgcaagaaagaaatgaaatgcaactctcgctgtcacccaggcaga tttgtatcagcGTCTCTTTGTCCTCCTTCTGCCTATTCATATTCAgattag
- the LOC137619069 gene encoding KRAB-A domain-containing protein 2-like, which yields MDQTAFEEKLRETQELMAENAVLQPTIKRDNLIEDLLRINSHGATSPFDYNLQKRYEILCVGNVDRLIRKQKDPANGVFKFLASLEVFDIVKAAHEGIGHDGGKKTIAEVKKKWSNITQEVCYLYILFCEHCHQKKARKVLKGLVVKPVRSHHIFSRCQIDLINFQTLPDGDYKYIMTCVYHFIKFCVLCPLTTKRAEEVAAYLLDIFLTFGAPDILQSDNGREFVNAVIAELSTIWPELKLVTGRPRHPQSQGAVERLNGVIQDKLAIWIQENNSKKWSVGLKFVQWQNNISRHETTGHSPFKVTFGQEHQVGLGSSVLPRSALNEIATEEDLQTFVENEEGDEDAGDEDAVTGATAEVQRDEDAVTGATAETQSGCFQEIRDAADAGQSKAAVRMTHRGNQLVRRLEVWQCATLRVPDVDRGPTDPMNLLVVAMKEDGLCTVGCREGVLGSKYTAADLSPIDQVLIKADHVPDIRLTLTTATAKATGGQGFIKCQCRTQCSSGRCSCRKKEMKCNSRCHPGRAEGGQRDADTN from the exons ATGGATCAAACTGCATTTGAAGAGAAGCTACGTGAGACACAGGAATTAATGGCCGAAAATGCTGTCCTGCAACCTACTATTAAACGTGACAATCTTATAGAAGATTTGCTGAGGATAAATTCCCATGGCGCTACATCTCCATTTGATTACAACTTACAAAAGCGCTACGAGATCCTGTGTGTTGGCAATGTTGACAGACTAATTCGAAAACAAAAAGATCCAGCCAACGGCGTGTTCAAGTTTCTTGCATCTCTAGAAGTGTTTGATATTGTTAAAGCAGCTCACGAAGGTATTGGCCATGATGGTGGTAAGAAAACAATAGCTGAAGTGAAGAAAAAGTGGTCAAACATCACGCAAGAAGTGtgctacttatatattttattctgtgagcactgccatcagaagaaagccagaaaagtTCTGAAAGGTCTCGTTGTGAAGCCTGTGCGCAGTCATCACATTTTTTCAAGATGTCAAATTGATCTCATCAATTTTCAAACATTACCCGATGGTGATTACAAGTACATCATGACATGTGTCTACCATTTCATCAAATTTTGTGTGCTGTGTCCCCTTACAACGAAAAGAGCAGAAGAGGTTGCTGCATATCTTCTTGATATATTTCTGACTTTTGGAGCACCTGATATTTTGCAGTCAGACAATGGTCGTGAATTTGTTAATGCCGTTATTGCTGAGCTTTCCACAATCTGGCCCGAGTTGAAGTTGGTGACTGGACGTCCCCGTCATCCCCAAAGCCAGGGTGCGGTTGAACGGCTAAATGGTGTTATTCAGGACAAACTTGCCATCTGGATTcaggaaaataatagtaaaaaatggtCAGTGGGCCTCAAGTTTGTTCAGTGGCAAAATAACATTAGCCGACATGAAACCACCGGACATAGTCCATTTAAAGTAACGTTTGGCCAAGAACACCAAGTTGGTCTAGGATCGTCTGTCCTGCCAAGGTCTGCTCTTAATGAAATTGCCACTGAAGAAGATCTTCAGACATTTGTAGAGAACGAAGAGggcgacgaagatgca ggtgacgaagatgcagtgacaggagcaacagcagaggtgcagagggacgaagatgcagtgacaggagcgacagcagagacacaaagtgggtgtttccaggaaatccgagatgcagctgatgcaggacaatccaaagcagcagttcggATGACACATCGTGGCAATCAGTTAGTTCGACGATTAGAAGTTTGGCAGTGCGctacattgagagttccagacgTTGATCGTGGCCCGACTGATCCCATGAATCTTCTTGTGGTCGCCATGAAAGAAGATGGGCTGTGTACTGTAGGTTGccgtgagggagttcttggatccaaatacacagcagctgatctaagtcctatagatcaggttttgattaaagcagatCATGTTCCTGACATTCGTCTCACTTtgacaacagcaacagcaaaggctactggaggacaagggtttataaagtgtcaatgtaggacgcagtgttcgtcaggacgatgcagctgccgcaagaaagaaatgaaatgcaactctcgctgtcacccaggcaga GCAGAAGGAGGACAAAGAGACgctgatacaaactga